A region of Chlamydia crocodili DNA encodes the following proteins:
- the dapA gene encoding 4-hydroxy-tetrahydrodipicolinate synthase: MKLLTACITPFLPNYAIDFPSFEKILRSQEREGNGVVLLGSTGESLALTVKEKEALVSFACSLKLQVPIVIGVSGISLNDALEWIKICSTYPVDGFLITSPIYTKPGIYGQTLWFEHLLNATNKPAILYNIPSRAGTPLYLETVCALSTHPSFYGVKDSGGSVEKCREYVQIHPDLILYCGDDSLWPQMHSYGAQGLVSVLANGWPGEARSYVDNPYQESNASLWQELSLWLGHTTNPIAIKALLAYKQDIAYSVLRLPLSIKDLQNAKSLPIIVKKMSQWSQVCQQVLT, translated from the coding sequence ATGAAATTACTCACCGCGTGCATCACTCCTTTTCTTCCTAATTATGCGATTGATTTTCCAAGTTTTGAGAAGATTTTACGTTCTCAAGAAAGAGAAGGAAATGGTGTTGTCTTGCTTGGGAGTACTGGAGAAAGCCTAGCATTAACAGTAAAGGAGAAAGAAGCCCTAGTTTCTTTTGCTTGTTCTTTGAAGCTGCAGGTTCCTATAGTTATTGGAGTGTCTGGTATTTCACTAAATGATGCTTTAGAATGGATAAAAATATGCTCTACTTATCCTGTTGATGGTTTTTTAATTACCAGTCCTATTTATACAAAACCTGGGATTTATGGTCAGACGTTATGGTTCGAACATCTCTTAAATGCTACGAATAAACCTGCAATTTTATATAACATTCCCTCTAGAGCAGGAACACCGTTATATTTAGAAACTGTATGTGCATTATCTACCCATCCTTCCTTTTATGGAGTAAAAGATTCTGGAGGATCTGTTGAAAAATGTCGCGAATATGTGCAGATACATCCCGATCTTATTTTATATTGTGGCGATGATAGTTTGTGGCCGCAAATGCATTCATATGGAGCTCAAGGACTCGTTTCTGTTTTAGCTAATGGCTGGCCGGGAGAGGCGCGTAGCTATGTAGATAATCCTTATCAAGAAAGCAATGCATCATTATGGCAAGAGCTTTCTCTTTGGCTTGGTCATACGACAAATCCCATCGCAATAAAGGCATTACTTGCCTATAAGCAAGATATTGCTTACAGTGTTTTGCGTTTACCTCTATCTATTAAGGACTTACAAAATGCAAAATCTTTGCCAATCATTGTGAAAAAAATGTCACAATGGTCTCAAGTATGTCAGCAGGTTCTCACATAG
- a CDS encoding aspartate kinase gives MSPVVYKFGGTSLGTAESIRKVYAIVCKDAPRFVVVSAVAGITDLLDMFCCVSSEYREQIVLDIANRHDEIIHELQLIFSISPWIEKLNSYVNKKEIFPSDRAEILALGEDISASLFQAFCDDNNFPIEFLEARTVILTNGEYHRAAPDISRMRKNWHALNLKSDICYITQGFIGADISGKTTVLGRGGSDYSGALIAEMSNAEEVRIYTDVNGIYTMDPRIIEDAQLIPELSFEEMQNLATFGAKILYPPMLSPCVRAGIPIFVTSTFDVSKGGTWIYAMDKTVSYAPRVKALSLRQRQRLWSVDSGILGAVGLDKILPILDTYHVLPGLITSQDAKVSFTTDDDDISEEIIQDLYSKLSDIGTVHMLYDLALITMIGSGLASTKVVTTVTDKLRNYPSPIFCCCQSCMALSLVVPENLAGNIVEQLHNDYVKQRFSVV, from the coding sequence ATGTCTCCAGTAGTATATAAATTTGGCGGGACTAGTTTAGGAACTGCAGAAAGTATACGTAAGGTGTATGCTATTGTCTGTAAAGATGCACCGCGTTTTGTTGTTGTCAGTGCTGTAGCAGGAATTACAGACCTATTAGATATGTTTTGTTGTGTTTCTAGTGAATATCGTGAACAAATTGTTCTTGATATTGCGAATAGGCATGATGAAATTATTCATGAACTGCAACTCATATTTTCCATATCTCCTTGGATAGAAAAGTTGAACAGTTATGTAAATAAGAAAGAAATCTTCCCTAGTGATCGAGCTGAAATTCTTGCTTTAGGTGAGGATATATCGGCTTCTTTATTTCAAGCTTTCTGTGATGATAATAACTTTCCTATAGAGTTTTTGGAAGCAAGAACTGTCATATTGACAAATGGCGAATACCATCGTGCAGCTCCTGATATTTCGCGTATGCGAAAAAATTGGCATGCTCTTAATCTCAAAAGTGATATTTGCTATATCACTCAGGGATTTATAGGAGCGGATATTTCTGGGAAGACCACAGTATTGGGTAGAGGGGGAAGTGATTATTCCGGAGCATTAATTGCTGAAATGAGTAATGCTGAAGAAGTGCGTATTTATACTGATGTGAATGGTATTTATACTATGGATCCGAGAATCATTGAAGATGCGCAACTCATCCCAGAGTTGAGTTTTGAAGAAATGCAAAATCTGGCTACCTTTGGTGCTAAAATTCTCTATCCTCCTATGCTTTCTCCGTGTGTGCGTGCAGGGATCCCTATTTTCGTAACCTCTACTTTTGATGTTTCTAAAGGAGGTACCTGGATTTATGCTATGGATAAAACTGTAAGCTATGCACCTCGTGTAAAAGCGCTTTCCTTACGTCAACGCCAACGATTATGGTCTGTAGATAGTGGTATTTTAGGTGCTGTTGGTTTAGATAAGATTTTACCTATATTAGATACTTACCATGTTCTTCCTGGTTTGATAACTTCTCAGGATGCCAAGGTATCTTTTACGACAGATGATGATGATATTTCTGAAGAAATTATCCAAGATCTCTATAGCAAGTTATCTGATATAGGGACTGTACATATGCTTTATGATTTGGCTTTGATTACTATGATTGGTTCTGGATTAGCTTCAACAAAGGTTGTGACTACCGTTACAGATAAATTACGTAATTATCCTTCTCCCATCTTTTGCTGTTGCCAAAGTTGCATGGCATTGAGCTTAGTAGTTCCTGAGAATCTAGCAGGAAACATTGTAGAACAACTCCATAATGATTATGTTAAGCAGAGGTTTTCTGTAGTATAA